One Candidatus Binatia bacterium genomic window, CGGTCTTCGGGCTGATGGACGGCGGCCCGATGATCACGGCTGCCGTGGTCATCGCGCAAGATCCTGAATATGGGATGAACGCGGGGATGTATCGCCTGATGCTCAAGGAGAGGAACATGACCGGCATCGACATCGTGACGCCTAATAATTTGAGGCGCTACGCCGAGCGCGCGCTGCAAAAAAAGAAAACACTGCCGATTTCGATGTCGATCGGCGTGCACCCCTATGAAATGATCGCCTCGACGTTCAAGGCTTCGCTCGGGACCAACGAGCTGGGGTACGCGGGAGGACTGCGCGGCGCGCCGTTGAAGCTGGCGCCCGGCGAAACCATTTCGACTCCCTGCATCGCCGACGCGGAAATAGTCCTGGAAGGGGAGATCCCACCCGAAGGCTGGATTCACCCGGAAGGGCCGTTCTCCGAGTTCAATCGCCTCATGGGCGGGCTTCATCTCAATCCCCGAGTCAAAATCAAGGCGATCATGCACCGCAAAGAGCCGATTTACTACGCGCTTCACATGCCCTGGGAAAATATCTGGATGAGCGCGCCGATCTACGAGGCGGCCGCGCTGCGCGTATTGCGCGAGGCGGGCGTGACGACGACCGCCGTCAACGTGACGCCGGGAGGCTGCTGCCACTGGCATATCGTCGCGGCGATCAAGAAGCAGCCCGGCGACGGCAAGAACGCGATCATGGCGCTGCTCTCGATCGCGGACATCAAGCACGCGATCGTGACCGACGACGACATCGATATCTTCGACCCGATCGATCTGGAGTGGGCGGTCGCCACGCGGGTCCAAGCGGACCGCGACGTGGTCATCGTCGCCAACGCGCGCTCCAAGCCTCTGGATCCCTCTCTGCCTCCGACTAACGGAATCCCGACGACGGCCAAGATGGGAATCGACGCGACGATTCCCGAGAACGTCCCGCGCGAGCGCTACAACCGGATCGTCTATATCAACGAAGGCAAAGCTCAACTAAAAGATTATCTTGGGCAGGAACCGTCCGTGCAGAAGGCGAGAACGCCAGTGAACAGACGGACGAAACCGTTGGTCGATAGAATCCTCAGGGCGCTTTCGAAATCGCACAAGTTCTACGCCGAGATTCTCGACCTATTCCACAACGAGGAGTTCGGCGAGATTGCGCGGACAATCGGCCGGCTCTCTCACGAGGGGAAGATCGCCCAAGACGGAGAAGGAAAATATCAATTGGTGGAGGACGGCTTGAGCCAGACGCGGTAGCCGTTGTTGGGATAGTTGAGCGCGTCGATCTCGAAGCTTTTGAGTTCCGGCAACACGCGCTCCGTGAACAGCTTGAGCGACTTCATCGCCTTGTCGTGTTCCAGCGCGCCGAAGGTGAACTCGCCGAGAAAGCAGTTGGCGCCCGCCCGGCGCGCGATCTCTTTGATCTGCCCCGCTACTTTTTCCGGCGCGCCGCAGATAAAGGAATTCTCACGGATGGCCGAATCGACGTCCAGAAGCTCTTTTTTTCGCTCCTCGCGGGTAATGTTGGCGAGATTTTCGTTGCCGTAGCCGCCGTAGGCCCGGCCGCCACCGACCCGATGCCAGAAGTAGATCCAATGTTCTTTGGCTTCTTCATACGCCCGCTTGTCGGTATCGGCCACGTAGATCTCGCGCATCAATGCGATCTGGGGCTCCGCGGCGATCTGGGGCTCCGCGGCGATTTGCGGCGGCGCGCCGGAGGGCTTGGCGCTTTTGTAAGTCTCTCGATAGTAATCGAAGATTTCCCGGACGACGTCCATCTTCGGCGGACACCATTGCACCGTGCTGATTCCTTCGACGGCCGCCGCGGCGACCGACTCGGGACTTCGCGTCGGCATCCACAGCGGCGGATGCGGCTTCTGGACCAGAGGAACGTTCAACTCCGCGTTTCGCACTTTGAAATATTTTCCCTCGTAGCTGAATTGAGGGTTGGCCCACATCCCCTTGATGATCTTGTACGCTTCCCACATGATGTCGTTCTTGTTGTCCCAGGAAGCATCGTAAGCCCCGAAGGCGTACTTGCCGATGCCGCTTCCGATGCCGCATTCGAATCGGCCGCGGGTGATGTTGTCGAGCATGGCGACTTCTTCCGCGACGCGAACCGGATGCCATAGAGGGAGAACATAGACGAGCGGACCGAGACGGATTCGTTTCGTCCGCTGCGAGGCGGCAGCCATCCACGCGCCGGGGCTGGAGCACTCGGCGAATCCCATGTCGAAGTGGTGCTCGGCGACGAAATAATAATCCATCCCCGCCTGGTCAATGAACTCCACCATGTCGAGATGCCGCGCGTAGAGGTCCTGATAGGAAAGTTCCGGCCGGTCGTTTTTCTGCAGGTGGTCGAAAACGCCGATCTTCATGGAATCGGTTTATGATAAGTACCTAGAGGTTGCAAGCTCGGTTCCGTCTTTACTATTCCTTGACAGCGCCGACCTGACCGTCTAAAAGTGGGAGCGCCATGGGAGTTCGACGCGCGACGTTGGGCCACGTCGTTTTGAACGTCAGGAATCTTAAGAAGTCCGAGCGCTTCTATCGTGACATATTGGGCATGACGGTCTCGGGAAGAAATCCGCGAACGAAGATGTCCTTCTTGAGCTTCGGCGCCGAGCACCACGACATCGCGTTGATGGAGTTGCCGGCGAAGGCGAAGCGAATAAACGGCGACGGCCTTCCGGGCCTGCATCATTTCTGCGTCTACGTCGGCAGCGACCAGGAAGTGGACGATCTCTATCCGGTCTTGAAGCGAAAGCGAGTTCCCGTCGTGAGCGGCCCGGAGATACTGGAGGTCGCGCACAACCTCTCGGTTAGTTTTTTGGATCCGGACGGCAACCGCGTCGAAGTCGCCTGCAACCGCAACAAGTTCGCCGAGGGTGTCCGATGAAGCGACCTATCGTTTTCCTATTTCTTCTTACCGCGTCGTTATTCTTCCGGGAAATCGCCTGGGCGCTCGACCGGTTCCACATCGCGCACAGCGCGCTGTCGGCTTCACAGGCCATCCTCTACGTCACGCGCGACGCGGGGATCTTCCGCAAGCACGACCTCGATCCGCAGATCGTCTACATCGTCGGCGGGCCGACCAACACCGCGGCGTTAATATCAGGCGGCGTGGATTACAACATCTTCGCCGGTCCCTCTTCGGTCGCCGCCAACCTGGCCGGCGCCGATACCGCGCTTTTGATGAGCTTCGTCAACACGCTGGAGCATTCCATCTACACCCATGCCGCGATCAAAAAGCCGGCCGACCTCAAAGGCAAGCGCATCGGCGTCGCGAGGAGCGGATCGTCGGATCATTACGGCGCGACGGTGGCTCTCAAAAAATGGGGACTGGAGCCTGATAAAGACGTCGCGCTTGTCGCCATCGGCGGTCCGCCTGACCGTTTTCTCGCCTTGCAGGCCGGCAGAGTGGACGCCACTCTGCTGCAGCCGCCGCTGACTTTGAGGGCGCAGAAGGCCGGCTTCAACCGGCTCGCCGCGCTCGTCGATCTCGGGCTCGATTACGTCGGCACCTCGTTCGGCACGACCCGCGCCGTCATCGAAAAAAAGGAAGACCTCACGCGGCGCGTGGTGAGGGCGTTCGTCGAAGGGATTCATTTTTACAAAACGAACAAGCCGACCAGCCTGAAAACAATTTCCAAGCTGATGAAGACCGACGACGCGGAGGCCCTGGAGGAAGCTTACGACGCCTATGCGGTCAAATTCATGGCGCGCGTGCCGTATCCGACGCTCAAAGGCATCGAAGTGATCCTGGACGATCTCGCGAAGACCAATCCCAAGGCGAAGGGCGCGGACCCGAAGCGCTTCGTCGAGCCGCGGTTTCTCAGAGAACTCGAGGAGAGCGGATTCGTCGCGAAGTTGTACGGAAAGTAACAAGACAGTATTGGAGTCGCTCCAAGTCGCTGGCTTATGGACTTTCTTTCCACATTTCACCTCAAGCGCTGGGTGGAAGAGAACCGAGATCTTTTCTCCCCGCCGTATAAGACCAACCGCCTGCTGATTCACCATCAGGATTTTCTGGTCATGATTCTCCGCGGCCCCAACGTCCGGCTCGATTTCCACGTCGAGCCGGGAGAGGAGTTCTTCTATCAGATCGAAGGCGGGATCGAGCTGCACTTGAAGCCTGAAGGGGAAAAGAGGGCGGTCGTAAAAATCGGCGAAGGCGAAATCTTTCTCTGTCCCGGCAACGTGGCGCACTCGCCGCGCCGGCCGGAGAACACCTGGGGCCTGGTGATCGAGCGGAAACGAAAGCCGGAAGAGAAGGAGGAGTTCGTCTGGTTTTGCGAGAAGTGCGATGAAAAGGTTTTGCACAGCACGGTCGCCCAAGGCGACGTCACCCAGCAGGTGACGAAAATCTACGAGGCGTTCAACGCCGATGATATAATCCGAACGTGCAAGGCCTGCGGCTACGTCTTCCCGACGGCGCCGATGGCCGAGCGCCTGGGTTTTCTGAAGTCGAAGTAGAGTAGGAGAACTATGGAGTGGAGTGGTGGAGTAATGGAGTGATGGAAAAAGCCCAAAACTCTTAACCCAGTACTCCAGCACTCCAATACTCCACGTTGCCCGCCATGGAATCTTCGCCCGGCAGGGAAAAGTCGTCTTCCGGTTCGCCGCCGGATCTCACGCGGCTCTTCAGGCGTGAATGCGTTGAGCGCCGCGCCTTCCATTTGTTCCAGGACGACGACGTCGTGCTTGTTGCCGAATCGAATTCCCAATCCCACAAAACAAAAAGGCCCGGCTTCCGCTGTTACGCGGAAGACCGGGCCTCTCTGGGCTCTTGTGAGTTACGCGGGGCTTTGGGCTCTCTGGCCTCAGGTCCTTCTTAAAATTCGGTTATTTCATCGTCTGTTTTTGGCTCGCAATCCGCTATGCGCCGATGTCAATCTGGCGCATTTTGCGTCTTCTCCTTTTCATTGTCAACTTTTTTTGGACCCCCCGGATTTCGCCGTCTCCCCCGTGGCGATTACCAACTGATCCGGGCGGCGCTCCAGGATTGAAATAACGATAGGTGGTACCCGGACTGTGCGTGTCTCCCCTGCCTCATTGTATAGCAGAGCTTGGTGCTCAAAATACGCGTCGCCCTGGCCGGTGATCTTCACAGTAGGGCCGGGGCCTTTAGCAAACAGTTTGCCGGCGTGATAAACCGCCAACTCCGAGGAGATCTGGACGGTCTCTGCCGTGATCTTCGAGATGCGGTAAGTTACCTCTAACCGCTGGTGAAGAACTTCGCTCCCATAAGCAGCGGAGAAGGTTTCCTTTGGTTGAGCCTTTGTGACAATGATCCGAGGGTCCTTTATGCCCTTCGCTTTTGCTATCGGCAGATACAGTCTCTGCTGTATCGCAGAGATGCTGGATTCCATGGACTTGAGCCGGCCGTCGATGTTTTTATCCATCGACCCGATATTTTTCTCGAGCGAACCTATGCTCTTCTCGACGGAGGCAATATCTTTTTGGAAGCTTGAGTGAAAAAACAAACCGGCAAGACCGATGGCGGGAAGAATTATGGCGATGACGACTCCGAGGGCCGGCCAAGTCACGGCATCTTTCTTAAATTTAGCAGTCATAGGAAACGGCGCCACGTCTATCATAAGCCGAGCCGTATTCAAAGCCGCTCCTTGGCCGCGTTTTCGCTCGCGGCGGCGCGGAGCAGCCAGCCGCAGCGCGGGTACTTGAGCTCGCCCTCGAAGCCGCCGCGGAGCAAAAGCCGCCGGCACTTCGGGCAGCGGACCTCTTTCCGAATCAACGCGAGAAATCTTTCCGTTAGACCGCTCACGCTTCCTCCTTGGCCTTGGTCCCGACGTGCTTCCGCATCTCGCTGTAGACACGCTTCTTTAGCGCCTTAGACTAAACCGCTTGACCGAGCCGGCGCCAGGAGTAGAATCGACCTATGAAGATCTTGTTGACAAGTGAGTGTTGCGACGCATTGGAAAAACAATTCGCGGACTTGGAGGTCGTGGACTTCCTCACGGACGAACCCGTAGGGATGCCCATGCCCTTCAGCCGAATCGTTGAATGCTCGGAGGAGGAGGCTGCCGCTTTTGTCGAAACGGCAAAGATCCACTTTCCCCGGTTTGCGCAGGAACTCCGAATCGCGATCGGTTCTCCCGTTGACCGTGCTAGGTGATTCGGTCATAGTGGCAACACCTCATTCGTCGATCCCTTCCAGGCAGTGACGGCAGATCAGCGGTTTGCGAAGGTTCTCTGAGGTGAGAAACTCCGAGAACAGCTCGCTCGGAGCAACTCGCGCTCGGGGGCTGCTAGTGCGCTGCACCAAGAAGCTTCGCCCTCGCCGTTGGCCCGTTTCTCCAAGCTCTGCTAAACTACGCTGCTATGGAATCTTCGCCCGGCAGGGAAAAGTCGTCTCCCGCCCCGCCGCCGGATCTCGCCGGCCTCAGTGACGAAGAGCTGCTTCGCATGCGCATCTGCGATCTCAAAGCGCAGATCGCCGGAAGCGAGCTCGAGTCGCGCATCGCTAACTTTCATCGCGAGCTGGGCGAGCGGGGAATTCCCGTCAAGCCGATCTGCTATCTCGGCGACGAGTGGTTCTGCCCCGACGGCGCGGCCACGATCGCGATTCCCTTTTATCTCGCCCACCCGCGGCTTAAAAAACTGGAAGAGAAAATGATGATGGAAGTGGAGGGTGGCACCGAGGACTGGTGCATGCGTCTCCTGCGCCACGAGATGGGCCACGTGTTGAACCACGCTTACCTGCTGACGAAAGACAAGCAGTGGCAGAAAATCTTCGGCTCGCCGTCGCAGGAATATTCCGAGAGCTTCCGCTCCCGTCCCTACAGCAAGCGGTTCGTCCGCCACCTCGACGGCTGGTACGCGCAGAGCCATCCCGAAGAGGACTTCGCCGAGACGCTGGCGATCTGGCTCACGCCCGGGTTGGATTGGAAGAGCCAATATCGTGGATGGAAGGCGCTGGAAAAGCTCGAGTACGTCGATCAGCTCATGGTCAAGCTCGCCGGCCAAAAAGCGCTGGTGCTTTCACGCAGCCGGATGAGCGATGCCTCACGCCTCAAGTCGCGTCTGGAGGCCCACTACAAAAAACGCCGGCTGCTCTACGCGCAGGATTTTCCGGATTTCTTCGACGCCGATTTGAGAAGGCTCTTCGCCGACGCCGCCGCGGCGCCCAACGCCGAGCGTGCGGCGGCTTTTTTGCGACGGAACAGGAAACCGATGCTGGGCGCCGTCTCGGCTTGGAGCGGCGAGCCGAAGTTTACTCTGGATCGCCTCCTCCGCGCGCTTACCGAGCGCTGTGCGGCGCTGGATTTGCGGCTGCGATCGGACGCCGCCGGTCTGGAGATCGCCGCGTATCTGGCGACGCTCGCTTCGCATTATCGATTGACGGGAAAGTTCAAGGACGTTTAGCGCCTTCGCCATGGCCGGCACGAAACGGAAATATAAAGTCCTGGTGCTTTTCGATTCGGCGGGGACGCCGCCCGCGGATCAGGACTTCAGCCTCGAGCTCAAGACCGACGATTGGGCGGCGGAGGCGCACGTGATCGACGCGCTCACGAAGCTCGGCCACGAGGTGCGAACGATCGGCGTCTACGAAGACCCCGGCCTCATCATCGACGAGGTCAAAGCCCACCCGCCCGAGGTGGTGTTCAATCTCACCGAGCATTTCAACGCCCGCTCGGCCTACGACCGCAACGTGGCCGGGCTTTTAGAAATGCTCGACGTGCCGTATACCGGCTCCGGCCCCACCGGACTCACGCTTTGCAAAAACAAGGGTATGGCGAAGGAGATTCTCGCTTATCATCACATTCGCGTGCCGGACTCGGTGGTTTTCCCGCCCGGGTCGACGATTCGCAGGCCGAAGCGGCTCTCCTTTCCGCTCTTCATTAAACCGCTCCAGGAGGAGGCGTCGTACGGGATTTCTCAGGATTCGTTCGTCGAGAACGATCAGGCCTTTGAAGAGCGCGTCCGCTTCATCCACGAGCGCATGAATCAGGAGGCTTTGGCCGAGGAGTATATCGACGGGCGCGAGCTTTACGTGAGCATCCTGGGGAACGGCCGCTTGCGGGTCTTTCCGGTTCGCGAGGTTATCTTCGCCGAGGTTCCCGAAGGACGGCCGCGCTTTTCCACGTTCAAGGCCAAATGGGACGACGCTTACCGGAAGAAATGGGGCATCCAGAATATTTTCGCCGAGGGAATCGACGACGGGGCGGCGGGACGCATCACGGAGATTTGCAAAAAAGTTTACCGCGCGCTGCGCATCCGCGGCTACGGCCGGATAGACCTGCGCGTGACTCCGGCCGGCGAGATCGTTATTCTCGAGGCCAACCCCAATCCCAATCTCGATCGCAGCGACGAGTTTGCCCAGTCGGCGATCAAGGCGGGGCTTGTCTATGAAGCGCTGATTCAGCGCATTTTACGCCTCGCGTTCGCCAAGCCGTTTTGACCCGCGTAAATATTCCCCGGTCCGCGAAAAAATTTCCGCGTAGGTGCTTCCCTACATCCAAGAAATCCGCACTGACTCTAAGGCTTTATCATCCGCCTGGCTGGTCTGGTTTTTGCACAACTTTAATAGTGAATGCGCCATTATTTTAGACGAGTGATTCCAGGTCGAAGGGCCTTTAAATGGACTGCCGCGCTCTTAGGCATCCTGATCCTTGCGGTCGTCGTTTTCGTGCGCTTTTTTCTCGATGAGCACTTGAGGCAGACTATCGAGCAAAACGTCAATAGCAGCCTCACGGGTTACACGGTCCGCATCGACAAGCTTCGGTTTCATCCTATTGGCTTCTCCCTTGAATTGATCGACACTACCATCCTGCAAGACGCCCATCCCGAACCGCCCGTGGCGCACGTCCCCGTGCTCAGCGCCAGCGTCCATTGGCGCGCGCTGCTGCACGGCCGTCTGGTCAGCGACTTTGTAATCGATCGGCCGAAGCTCTACATCGATTTGAAACAAGCAAGACAGGAAGTTCGAGAGAAAATGTCTCCCGCCGAGCGCGGCTGGCAGGACGCGCTGGAGGAGATCTATCCGTTGAAAGTGAACTTGTTCAACGTGCGCGACGCCGACGTCACCTATACGGACCAGGGGCCGTTCAAACCGCTGCATTTGAGCAAGCTCAACTTCGAGGCGGAGAACATCCGCAACGTGCATTCCAAAGAGAACGCGTATCCTTCGGAAGTCCACCTGAGAACCGTGGCTTTCGATACCGGCACCATCGCCTTCGACGGCAACGCAGATTTTTTGGCCAAGCCGCATCCGGGAATTAAAGGCGGCGTTTCTCTAAGCCACATCGAGCTGGACTATTTCAGGCCGATCACCAACCGCTACAACGTTTCCGTGCGCAACGGAGTGTTTTCGAGCGACGGCCTGGTGGAATACGCGCCGAGCAAGAAAACCGTTGACGTGAAGCACGTCACGATACAGGGGGTCGCGGTCGATTATGTTCATATGGCCAAGACCGCCGCTCAGGAGCAGCAGGTCGCCGAGCAGGTAGCCACGACGGCAAAGGACTTGAACAACAAGCCCGAGGTTCTGGTCAAATTGAACCAAATCGATATTCGAAGAAGCCGCCTCGGGTTTGTCAACAAGGCGGTCACGCCGGAATATCAGTTGTTCTTTACGGACGCGAATATCAGGGTGGAAAATCTGACCAACCAGAGCGCGGAAGGGCGGGCCGTGGGGACATTCGCGGGAAATTTTATGGACAGCGGCAAGACCGTCGTCAATGTTGCCTTCCAACCCAAGGCCAAGCAGGGCGGCGATTTGGATCTCAAGCTCAGCATGGACGGAACCGATATGACCTCGTTGAATCCGCTCCTGCTCAACGCGGCGAATTTTGACGTGAACGAAGGCAGCTTCTCGCTTTACTCGGAAGCCAGAGTGAGAGACGGCCAGGTGAACGGATACATCAAGCCGCTGTTCAAGAACTTGGATGTTTACGACGCGGAGAAAGACGCGGATAAGTCATTCGGACAAAAACTTAAGCAGGGACTCATCGGCGCCGTGGCTTGGATCCTTTCAAACAGACCCCGCAACGAAGTCGCCACGACCATAACTCTCACCGGCAGAATCGATAGCCCGCAGTACAGCAATTGGGAAGCTTTCGTCGGTATGCTGAAAAACGCCTTTATCACGGCGATCCGGCCGGGGTTCAAGGACAGGGAGCAGGCAGAGCCGGCTCCGGCCAAAGAAGGATCGGCCCCCCAGCCGTCTTAAAGCTGAGAGGCCGCGCCGCGCCGCACGCGTCGATACTGGCGCCGCTTATAGAAAAACGATGCGTCCTCGCCGCTAGGGGTTTCGTTTGATGGGACGGTCGCCGCGCTCTTTCATAGTCCAGCGGCCGTTTTCTTTCTCACGGGCGCAGAAGGTGTCGCGCGAGTCCACCGGCTTTCGCGTGCGCTCGATATCCGCCAGTACTTCGAAACAGTGCTCTCGGGCGCGGAATCTATATTTTCCCTCCGGTTCGAGCTGGATTCGATTGATACCGGGTTTTAGAATACGCCCGGATTTCTGAGCGACCAGCTCCCGGCTCGGCTTCTCTCGAAGCTCGAACGTGGTTTCACACTCGCCCGTGCCGTCCACCTGGACAGTTACGCGCCACACCTTGATCCGCTGGCCTCGGTCGAGAGGATCCGGCGCCATGTCCAGATCCGTAATAACAATATTGTGGTTTTTGCCGCAGAAAATCCTCTGCCCGGCTTCCGCATCCACAGAGAGCCAAAGCACGGCCAGGGTTCCCAACGTTCCAACCAACAACCGTTGCATCCCGTCTCTCATATCACACCTCCATCCCGCTCTTATAAGACAACCATCCAAGGCTACTCAACTATTGCCCGACGAATGCTAGCCGTCCGAGTCATAACTCACAATCGGGTAAACACCGGAACGGTTCGGGCGTAAATACCGGACGCGCCTCGACCCCTGATGGAAAAATGATTTTTCATGAGATAATGCTTGCCTGATGTTCCTGGTCAAACAAATCCTCAAGCAGCTTTTCCTGCCGCCGACCTTCTGGATCGTTCTTCTCGTTCTCGTCGTGATCTTCTGGCGGTGGCGCTGGGCGAGAAGGGCGCTTCTCGCGTTGACGTTATTGATCATCGTGCTGCACAACGGCATGGTGAACAATTGGTTGCGCTACCCGCTCGAATCGCGCCATCCAATCCTTCTAGAGCCTCGTGGAGCGGAGCCGTATGACGCGATCGTGGTCCTTTTGGGGCATGTCAGTTCTCCCACCGCGCTGACTCCTTTCCCGTCCCTGGGCGAAAGTATGTTCCGCCGCTTGGACGAGGCGTGGCGGCTATACCGGATTCATCCCAGGCCGATCATCGTCTCGGGCAGTCAAGTTCCACCGTTAAACGAGAACCGGGTGGCCTGCGACTATCTGGTGCTTTGGGGCGTCCCGAGCGATCACGTTATTTCGGAAGCGAACTCGCGCGACACCTTCGAAGGCGCGCTTGAGGTGAGAAAGATTCTTCAAGCGAAAGGCTGGCGCCGCTATCTTCTGGTCACTTCAGCCGTCCACATGCCGCGGAGTATGCTCGCGTTTGCGGCCGTCGCGCCCGAGCCGGTCGCCGCCCCGGGCGACTTTACGGTCAGATTAATAGGCGGGGGGCTTTTCCCCAGCGAGGACGCCGCGGAGAAAATAACTACCGCCGTGTATGAATATGCCGGCCTGGTCTACTATTATTGGCGCGTCCGCGAATGGAAAAAGGATAAAGGATGAAGGCGAAAGGCGCGCGGGGACGGCCCTGATAGCCGCCGACGTGAATCGTGCAGGTCGCTTAACTCAGCTTGATCCTCCGGTGATGTAACTCTCAAGCTGCTTGATGATGAATTCTCTGTCGGATATGATCGCCTTCACCACATCCCCGATGGAAATGAGGCCGGCCAATTTTTCTCCTTCGAGCACGGGAAGATGGCGGATGCGCTTATCTGTCATGAGCCCCATGCATTCTTCCACGGACTGCCCGGGATGAACGGTGGTCACCTCGGACGTCATGATTTCGTCAACGGATGTTTCCTTGGAGGCTTTTCCTTTCAGGATAACCTTCCTGGCGTAATCCCGCTCTGAGAAGACCCCGACAATCTTCTCTCCGTCGAGGACAAGCAATGCGCCGACATTTTGTTCGGCCATCAACATAAGGGCGTCGTACACGGTGCTGTCCGGAGCGACGGACCAAATTTGATTTCCTTTTCGCTGTAAAATGTCGCGCACGGTAATCATGGCATCACCCTCCCATGAGTTCTTTTAAGACTTGAGAGCCGCAAAGAGTTTGTTCAGGCTGTCCTTGGCGTCGCCAAAAAGCAGCATGCACTTCGGGTCGTAGTAAAGTTCATTGTCTACGCCGGAAAAACCCGGGCGCAGACTACGCTTGAGAACGATGATCGACCTGGCGCGGTCGACCTCAAGGATCGGCATTCCATAGAGCGGGCTGTTCTTGTTGTTCTTTGCGGCCGGATTGGTCACGTCATTCGCTCCGACGACCAGCGCGATGTCCGCTTCGGGGAAGTAGGGATTGATCTGCTCCATCGTGTACAAGTGGTCATAAGGGACATTGGCCTCGGCGAGCAGGACGTTCATGTGCCCGGGCATGCGGCCGGCCACCGGGTGAATGGCGTACTTGACGTTGATGCCCTGCTTCATCAGCAGCCGCGCCAGCTCCGCAACGCCGTGCTGAGCTTGTGCGACCGCCATCCCATAGCCCGGAACGATGATGACCGAGCGCACGCTGTCCAACAGAACCGACGCCTCCTCGGGAGAGATGCTGCGCACGCTCCCCTTCGCCTCCCTTGCCTGCGCGCTTTCCGCGGCTTCAACCTTGCCGAAGGCG contains:
- a CDS encoding UbiD family decarboxylase; protein product: MEISFRGFVQTLRKHNELLEISKPVDLRNVAALVPQSEKALLFSNIEGYPIPVASGLLQSRNRLALAIGVDYSGIEKKLREAMDHPIKPRMVKKAPVKDVIHTGGKVDLFKLPVPVFGLMDGGPMITAAVVIAQDPEYGMNAGMYRLMLKERNMTGIDIVTPNNLRRYAERALQKKKTLPISMSIGVHPYEMIASTFKASLGTNELGYAGGLRGAPLKLAPGETISTPCIADAEIVLEGEIPPEGWIHPEGPFSEFNRLMGGLHLNPRVKIKAIMHRKEPIYYALHMPWENIWMSAPIYEAAALRVLREAGVTTTAVNVTPGGCCHWHIVAAIKKQPGDGKNAIMALLSIADIKHAIVTDDDIDIFDPIDLEWAVATRVQADRDVVIVANARSKPLDPSLPPTNGIPTTAKMGIDATIPENVPRERYNRIVYINEGKAQLKDYLGQEPSVQKARTPVNRRTKPLVDRILRALSKSHKFYAEILDLFHNEEFGEIARTIGRLSHEGKIAQDGEGKYQLVEDGLSQTR
- a CDS encoding LLM class flavin-dependent oxidoreductase, coding for MKIGVFDHLQKNDRPELSYQDLYARHLDMVEFIDQAGMDYYFVAEHHFDMGFAECSSPGAWMAAASQRTKRIRLGPLVYVLPLWHPVRVAEEVAMLDNITRGRFECGIGSGIGKYAFGAYDASWDNKNDIMWEAYKIIKGMWANPQFSYEGKYFKVRNAELNVPLVQKPHPPLWMPTRSPESVAAAAVEGISTVQWCPPKMDVVREIFDYYRETYKSAKPSGAPPQIAAEPQIAAEPQIALMREIYVADTDKRAYEEAKEHWIYFWHRVGGGRAYGGYGNENLANITREERKKELLDVDSAIRENSFICGAPEKVAGQIKEIARRAGANCFLGEFTFGALEHDKAMKSLKLFTERVLPELKSFEIDALNYPNNGYRVWLKPSSTN
- a CDS encoding VOC family protein is translated as MGVRRATLGHVVLNVRNLKKSERFYRDILGMTVSGRNPRTKMSFLSFGAEHHDIALMELPAKAKRINGDGLPGLHHFCVYVGSDQEVDDLYPVLKRKRVPVVSGPEILEVAHNLSVSFLDPDGNRVEVACNRNKFAEGVR
- a CDS encoding ABC transporter substrate-binding protein, encoding MKRPIVFLFLLTASLFFREIAWALDRFHIAHSALSASQAILYVTRDAGIFRKHDLDPQIVYIVGGPTNTAALISGGVDYNIFAGPSSVAANLAGADTALLMSFVNTLEHSIYTHAAIKKPADLKGKRIGVARSGSSDHYGATVALKKWGLEPDKDVALVAIGGPPDRFLALQAGRVDATLLQPPLTLRAQKAGFNRLAALVDLGLDYVGTSFGTTRAVIEKKEDLTRRVVRAFVEGIHFYKTNKPTSLKTISKLMKTDDAEALEEAYDAYAVKFMARVPYPTLKGIEVILDDLAKTNPKAKGADPKRFVEPRFLRELEESGFVAKLYGK
- the nbaC gene encoding 3-hydroxyanthranilate 3,4-dioxygenase, encoding MDFLSTFHLKRWVEENRDLFSPPYKTNRLLIHHQDFLVMILRGPNVRLDFHVEPGEEFFYQIEGGIELHLKPEGEKRAVVKIGEGEIFLCPGNVAHSPRRPENTWGLVIERKRKPEEKEEFVWFCEKCDEKVLHSTVAQGDVTQQVTKIYEAFNADDIIRTCKACGYVFPTAPMAERLGFLKSK
- a CDS encoding Com family DNA-binding transcriptional regulator is translated as MSGLTERFLALIRKEVRCPKCRRLLLRGGFEGELKYPRCGWLLRAAASENAAKERL
- a CDS encoding putative zinc-binding metallopeptidase: MESSPGREKSSPAPPPDLAGLSDEELLRMRICDLKAQIAGSELESRIANFHRELGERGIPVKPICYLGDEWFCPDGAATIAIPFYLAHPRLKKLEEKMMMEVEGGTEDWCMRLLRHEMGHVLNHAYLLTKDKQWQKIFGSPSQEYSESFRSRPYSKRFVRHLDGWYAQSHPEEDFAETLAIWLTPGLDWKSQYRGWKALEKLEYVDQLMVKLAGQKALVLSRSRMSDASRLKSRLEAHYKKRRLLYAQDFPDFFDADLRRLFADAAAAPNAERAAAFLRRNRKPMLGAVSAWSGEPKFTLDRLLRALTERCAALDLRLRSDAAGLEIAAYLATLASHYRLTGKFKDV
- a CDS encoding DUF748 domain-containing protein; this encodes MRHYFRRVIPGRRAFKWTAALLGILILAVVVFVRFFLDEHLRQTIEQNVNSSLTGYTVRIDKLRFHPIGFSLELIDTTILQDAHPEPPVAHVPVLSASVHWRALLHGRLVSDFVIDRPKLYIDLKQARQEVREKMSPAERGWQDALEEIYPLKVNLFNVRDADVTYTDQGPFKPLHLSKLNFEAENIRNVHSKENAYPSEVHLRTVAFDTGTIAFDGNADFLAKPHPGIKGGVSLSHIELDYFRPITNRYNVSVRNGVFSSDGLVEYAPSKKTVDVKHVTIQGVAVDYVHMAKTAAQEQQVAEQVATTAKDLNNKPEVLVKLNQIDIRRSRLGFVNKAVTPEYQLFFTDANIRVENLTNQSAEGRAVGTFAGNFMDSGKTVVNVAFQPKAKQGGDLDLKLSMDGTDMTSLNPLLLNAANFDVNEGSFSLYSEARVRDGQVNGYIKPLFKNLDVYDAEKDADKSFGQKLKQGLIGAVAWILSNRPRNEVATTITLTGRIDSPQYSNWEAFVGMLKNAFITAIRPGFKDREQAEPAPAKEGSAPQPS
- a CDS encoding YdcF family protein — protein: MFLVKQILKQLFLPPTFWIVLLVLVVIFWRWRWARRALLALTLLIIVLHNGMVNNWLRYPLESRHPILLEPRGAEPYDAIVVLLGHVSSPTALTPFPSLGESMFRRLDEAWRLYRIHPRPIIVSGSQVPPLNENRVACDYLVLWGVPSDHVISEANSRDTFEGALEVRKILQAKGWRRYLLVTSAVHMPRSMLAFAAVAPEPVAAPGDFTVRLIGGGLFPSEDAAEKITTAVYEYAGLVYYYWRVREWKKDKG